In a genomic window of Candidatus Poribacteria bacterium:
- a CDS encoding YihY family inner membrane protein, with product MMNNPSEKHRNPLGNFGTLTVRLCANVWHQFREHNCLQQASALAFNTLVCLVPLSAVALFLLKTFGAVEDGNSPLIAALDNFLPRYGAEEIVSELSAFANRNLGGLGIGGFLLFLLVSTLLFMSVEQHLNDIWSARRRLPVMRAFQKYAVFYTLLTVGPLLIFLFFSGAQNWLFGPIFSWLLIYCLFFFMYIAMPNTTVKWRAALLGTFVAGTLFQIARIAFGRYFELVWKNYSNIYGALALLIILAIWTYAAWVIILLGAEASHVSQHLDPRGLARGKLRRSSNSYLNSAGVIALFLIVAERFVKGEGACTTEQVAMCAGVSEEVVHTSFEQFKAAGLIYEIQGDTDGYLPARGLSEITLDQLVAAVEGEMTAYFVEGLSSEAGARVLSVLTASQRECLADVTVASLL from the coding sequence ATGATGAACAACCCTTCTGAAAAACATAGGAACCCCCTCGGCAATTTCGGGACGTTAACAGTCCGTCTGTGTGCGAACGTCTGGCATCAATTCCGGGAACATAACTGTTTGCAACAAGCGTCGGCGTTGGCGTTTAATACGTTGGTGTGTCTTGTACCGTTGTCGGCTGTTGCGCTGTTCCTGTTAAAGACGTTCGGCGCCGTTGAAGACGGTAATTCACCGTTGATCGCCGCGCTCGATAATTTCCTGCCGCGTTACGGTGCTGAAGAGATTGTATCAGAACTCTCCGCATTTGCCAATAGAAATCTTGGCGGACTCGGTATCGGCGGATTTTTGCTGTTTCTGCTCGTCTCAACGCTGTTGTTCATGTCTGTCGAGCAGCATCTCAATGACATCTGGAGTGCGCGGCGGCGGTTGCCGGTGATGCGTGCGTTTCAGAAATACGCCGTCTTCTATACGTTGTTAACGGTCGGACCGCTGCTCATCTTCCTTTTCTTTTCCGGTGCACAGAACTGGCTGTTCGGACCCATATTCTCGTGGCTACTGATCTACTGCCTCTTTTTCTTCATGTACATTGCGATGCCGAATACCACCGTGAAGTGGCGCGCGGCACTGCTCGGAACGTTTGTCGCGGGGACACTGTTCCAGATTGCGCGGATCGCGTTCGGACGTTATTTTGAACTGGTCTGGAAGAATTATAGTAACATCTACGGCGCATTGGCACTCCTTATTATCCTCGCTATCTGGACGTATGCGGCTTGGGTGATTATCCTGCTCGGTGCGGAGGCCTCACATGTGTCTCAGCATTTAGATCCGCGGGGTCTCGCGCGTGGGAAGCTGCGACGTAGCAGCAACAGCTATCTGAACAGTGCTGGTGTTATCGCGCTGTTCCTAATTGTGGCGGAGCGGTTCGTGAAGGGTGAGGGTGCGTGTACAACGGAGCAGGTCGCGATGTGTGCAGGTGTTTCGGAAGAGGTTGTGCATACGAGTTTTGAGCAGTTCAAGGCGGCGGGGTTAATCTATGAGATTCAAGGCGATACGGATGGGTATCTCCCGGCACGCGGGCTGTCGGAGATTACGTTAGATCAACTTGTCGCAGCGGTTGAGGGTGAGATGACGGCGTATTTTGTGGAGGGACTATCATCTGAAGCGGGTGCGCGTGTGTTGAGTGTCTTGACAGCGTCCCAGCGGGAGTGTTTGGCGGATGTTACAGTTGCGTCGTTGTTGTAA